Genomic segment of Prochlorococcus marinus CUG1417:
AATCTAGAAAATATATCCAGAAGTTTTAGAAAAATCCCCGATGTAAATCTTAAGGCTAATACTCCAATCACTGCTCCAAATATAATTAATATGTATTGATCACTGATAGCTACTGCAGTAGTGATACTATCTATTGAAAAAGCAAAATCAGTAATTGAAAGAAGCGCTACAACCCTTAAGAACCTAGAATTATTTTTATTATTATCTCTCCCATTTTCTGTGTTTTCTATATCTGAACTTAAAAAAACATTTGAGAAGAATAAGTATATTAAATAAAAACCAGCAAAAACTCTAATAAGAACAAACTTTAGAAGAACATTAGATAATATGATCAGAATAATCCTAAATAATAAAGATATTGTTATGCCAATATTTAAGGCTCTTGACCTTAATTCTGAACTGTCGAGAGATTTAGTAAGAGAAGCTAGTGCGACAGCATTATCCGCCGATAATAATAATTCTAGAGCAATTAATATTGGTAAAAGTGTAAAGATTTCGTACCAACTATCTACCTGATCTAGTGTGGGTATAAAAGAATTTATTGCAGCTGAATCCATCAAATATTATTCACAATCAGTATAAAATCTAATATAATATATCGGATATTTGTAATCAAGATTGATAACTATAAATGAGTTTAAATACTTTAGTTAATTACATTTCGAACTCACAAATTACTTCTGAATTAATAAAAAGAATTTCAAAAAATAATGAATTAAATATTGTTGGGTCAAGTAGATATGCAAAATCAATAATCTTA
This window contains:
- a CDS encoding TerC family protein codes for the protein MDSAAINSFIPTLDQVDSWYEIFTLLPILIALELLLSADNAVALASLTKSLDSSELRSRALNIGITISLLFRIILIILSNVLLKFVLIRVFAGFYLIYLFFSNVFLSSDIENTENGRDNNKNNSRFLRVVALLSITDFAFSIDSITTAVAISDQYILIIFGAVIGVLALRFTSGIFLKLLDIFSRLETAGYVAILIVGIKLLLNTLIKESILPDYYFYFLILFAFIWGFSKKESKT